The Balaenoptera acutorostrata chromosome 13, mBalAcu1.1, whole genome shotgun sequence region TCCACAGTATGGTAAGCAGCAGTTGTGCAACACTGCTGACAGTGTTTGGAGCACTTCCACATACATCCATTCATGTGGTTTTCTCAGTCACCCTATAAAATGGGTATTACCAGTGGGTCCAAGGAAGAACAGCTGAAAGTGGTAGAGCTAGGTTGCCTCTCTCGCCCTTGCTGTCTCACTCCAGAGCCCGACATCTGCGTCTTTCACTGGAGGCAGATGAATTTGGTCATGATCACTACCCATCATTGGTGCTGGACATCTGCTGGCTGGGTCCTGAGATATTAGTCTATCCGCTTATCTGGACTATACCTTCCTCTCCTTAACTGAATTCAATGCTCAACTGGATTCCTAACTCCTCTTTGGAGCATAGGCCTTTGGTTCCAAACACTATTGTATGGATGAGTAATAGTCTGACAACATTTTCACtggtttatagcaatataagagCAACATAGTTTTTTATGAagtttaatttacttaaaaactgCAGTCACTCAATAGAATGTGATCCCTTTATAtgtactgacatggaaagatgtcatttgttgagggggaaaaaaaaaagatcctgtttGTGTGGTTAAGGCACAGATCTGCCTGAGTATGCATGAGGGATTCACAAGAAACTGGCAGAATTGGGTGCCCTTGAAGAGTGGGATTTCAGGAGAGAAGTCTTAAAGTGATTTGCGTatagtttaagaaaaaatttttaaatgcgaCTTACTCTGAGATTgccatttctgctttttttgatgttgaaagaTTGTTCTATGAAATgacggtggtggtgatggaggtagttagttgggttttcttttgttttaaatcgTTGTTCGAAGCAATAAGAAGTTGCCAGTGTGACTGTGGCCACCTGGACCCCTCCAGTCTCTGAATTACTGTTGCATTTACAGTGCTAATTACAGAGTCTTAGCACTCAGCTGCTCTCCAGTTGTTTCCCATGCTTTAGCAATGCAGGGGTAGAGCCTAGgactccagttttttttttcttttgttttactacACTGATCACACTAGATGATGCTCTGTAAAACTTGATTATTTGATTAGACATCAGTTTTCAGCATAGGATTTCTTAATTCAAATTGTTTTGGAAGTgaaggcaaggattttttttttttctgtcttctttaggAAGGTGCAATGGCGAGGAATTTATCAGTGATCTTGATCCTGACCTTCGTTCTGTCAGTCACAAATCCCCTTCATGAAGTAGGACCAGCCACTGCTTTCCCTCAGACCACTGAGAAAATTATTCCGAATTGGGAATCTGGCATTAATGTTGACTTGGCAGTTACCACACGGCAGCATCATCTACAGCAGCTTTTCCATCGCTATGGAGAAAATAATTCCTTGTCAATTGAAGGGTTCAGAAAATTGCTTCAGAATATAGGCATAGATAAGATTAAGAGAATCCATATACACCATGACCACGAGCATCACTCTCACCATAGTCACGCTGCTTCCAGTAAAAATCGAAAAGCTCTTTGCCCAGACCATGACTCTGATAGTTCAAGTAAAGAGCCTAGAAACAGCCAGGGGAAAGGACCTCATCGATCAGAACATGCCAATGGTAGAAGGAATGTTTTAATCAAGGATGGCGCTGGTGCTAGTGAAGTGACCTCAACTGTGTATAATGCTGTCTCTGAAGGAACTCACTTTCTAGAGACCATAGAAACGCCAAAACATGGAAAACTTCTCCCCAAAGGTGTGAGCAGTTCCACTCTACCCAGTGTCACAGAAAAGAGCTGGGCGACCTGGCTGGCTAGTAGGAAAACAAATGAATCTGTGAGTGAGCCCAGAAAAGGCTTTATGTATTCCAGAAGCACAAATGAAAATACTCAGGAGGTAAGATGAGTGCTGTTCATTATTTTAATCGATATGCCTGCTTGTCTGTCCTGTCATTGCCATTCTATCTCAGTTGTAaggagtttaaaataaaaataaagtggtgAGTTCATTGAAAGGGGAATTTCTACTCTCTCAGCAAGGCACTTAGCTCAAAGTGTCCCTACTATGTTGTAGACATCCCTTATACAAAACTTGGGGGGGGTAGTTCTTTGGTAAGAATAGTGCTGCCTGCTGAAACCATTTTCTAATATAGAATTTAAAGTAAGTGTAGAAAGCAGATATCAAaattatatctggagaaaatctttaaaggagaatcctattAATTAAAACACAGAAACCGGAAGGTCGAAAGAGCAGGAGTTAGAATCCCTGTTTTAGGAAAAGGTGTGGTTGGAAGGGCTGAAGAGTGCGGGAAGGGCAGCTTCGCCTCCTTGGCAGAGGGATCACAGTGACCTGTGGAGTGACTGGAATAGCAGCGATATGCTGGACACGTGAGAAGTCTGGGCAGTGACCTTCTGagttaatgtgtttttttcctagaCTAGACTTCCAGACTGTACACAATTTGCTTTGGCTGAGAGATGTCAACAACAAGGAGTTAGTTGGTATACATTAATAGGCAAAACTTAAGTACTTCATTCAAACCGTCACATGATTTACTAATTCTGGGATAATCCTACTAATGGTCATTCCCATAGCGACACTAGTGATAAAGTTTGTTCTGAGTAGTATTGGCCAAGATTTGTGGGAGTTTAAAATACCTTTAGAGAAGATGAGAAACAGGTGCTACCACCAGTTTTCTTGGTGAGAAGGGGGAGCTTACATTCCCCAGAGGAGAGTCTCTTCAAACTAAGCTTGTCATCTAATTAAATTTTTGAAACAACAGCCTCCGGTACAGGTTTATTTTATTAACCAGCCTTGTCCTTCGCAAGAGTAATCGACATAATTTAAtattctctcattgtggagcattaCTTTGCCAAGTATGTAGACAGAACTGAGCTAAGTTTTGCAATTACAGTTGTTGCTGGAAGAGTGACATGTCTTGGGCTTGTTTAGACCAGGTAGGGTAGCGTTAGTACTAGAACAACATATTTCTCAATCTCTAGTGAACCTGTCTCGAAATTAAAGCTCGTTTCCTTAATAGGTTTATACAATGAGTTAACAGGCTTGTGAATGTCCATTTATCCTCAAGTTTTTTCCCCTTGAGGCTTTCTCCCAAGGTGACTGGTGATGTGACTGCTTCTCCCAAGAAGAAATAGGTGGAAGAGATGGGAAATCACCCCTGTGACGTAGTATCTCCAGGTAGCTTGAGGCAAGTTCCAAAGTACTTAAAACTAAAGTTGATTTTGATTTACCTTAACTTGAATAAAGAAGTAGGTACCTTCAGTAAGAAAAGGGTGTTGTGTCATCAAACAGCTTTTTTGGATTCTCTAATGGGAATACCTTTTGGTGATTTcgctgtttccttttcttcagtgtTTCAATGCATCAAAGCTGCTTACATCTCATGGCATGGGCATCCAGGTTCCACTGAATGCCACCGAGTTCAACTATCTCTGCCCAGCCATCATCAATCAGATTGATACTAGATCATGTCTGATTCATACAGCGAgtgaaaagaaagctgaaatcCCTCCAAAGACGTATTCTTTACAAATAGGTAAAATTGCCTTTTTTTGTGTAAAAATCATTTCCAATAGATACATTTATGTTGtacttttccttatatttatatcaacctattcatttttcagcgTAATTCCAAATATATCATCTTAACTGTTCTCTGCCTTGAATGTGAAGAAAGCAAGTGTGTAAGCCTTacccttaaaacaaacaaaacaaacaaaaacgagaaaataaaatttagatcAGAACTTGTCTGAGGTCCTCCCACAGGATAGGTCAGGGTCATTCAAAGTTTGGGATCTTTATATGTTGTCATACTATTTGGAGGATGGTCAGAGTTCATCTCTGCTGTTTAGGAGCCTAATTCTCATACATTCTTATTAATAGATGAAATCAGGATATGCTCTGCTATAGTGTAAGTTGCATTGCTCAGAAACTATAATGAAGAGTTAATTGCTTTGTTCACTGAGGAAATTATTGAATTCCCAGTTTCCTTTTCttactcctttcttttctccttctttccttccttccttccgttcctaactttttcctcttctctctcataATTTAACTGTTATGGGAGTCTGAAAGCTCAGTTCCCAAGTGAGCTAGAGTTCATCCTTGGTAACCATGTCTTCCCCTCCCTTCACCCCTAGCTGAAGAATTTTCCACTAGGTTTATGCCCTTTACCTGGAGGGTTCAGTCACATTGTTCATTTGATCGAATTTCTTGGTTATTGCTCTGTTACCACGGTCCTATTCCACTGAGTTTGTACTTTTTTAGCTCCCCTGCTTTTACAAGTTGCCTTAAGCCGCTCCACAGTCTCTCTTTTAAAGGTTATCAattgtttactttttcctttgctCTGTTTTGTTTGACAGCCTGGGTTGGTGGCTTTATAGCCATTTCTGTCATCAGTTTCCTGTCTTTGCTGGGTGTTATCTTAGTGCCTCTCATGAATCGGGTGTTTTTCAAGTTTCTTCTGAGTTTCCTTGTGGCATTGGCTGTTGGGACACTGAGTGGTGATGCTTTTTTACACCTTCTTCCACATGTAAGTACAGTAATTTATCCCATTAGTGTATTCAacattaaatatatgtgtgtgtatatgtgtgtgtgtgtgtgtgtgtgtgtgtgtacttttggTTTGTGCTTTATATTGATATGTATAAAAGGCTGGAAATTTGGTTTCTAGGAGCACGTGCGTGGGGCATACCCTGTGACCCCCCGTCTCACCTCTGTTAGTGTGCGCCACACCTGATTCCCTCACACCCAGTGGCAGAAGTTCCTATTGCACTCAGCTGCAAGCCACTGGGGCAGTGCACCTGGATCTCGGGTACCTGCCAGGGCCCATTACCCAGACTGGGCTTCTTATAAGCACACTGACGACTGTGGTAGGGGCTTTTCAGCTGGGAGTATAAGCAATAGACACTATATGCCTATTAAGTTTTGCAGTTCCCTCTTATTTGTGGCCATGGGAAAACACTGGAAATACCCACTACCTGTATGTTATGAGGGTCATTGGGGAATGTGTCTGTCTTTACATTGAACAGATCCACTCTACTAAGTGCCATCGTACATTACATACCTTAAGCTCTAGATCGCTGCTGCTTgttggtcattttatttttaatatcctaaACTTCCCCTCATTCCGAAGTATCGCATTAATTGCCTAATTCTGAATAATTTCAAATTTGATGTTAATTATCTTAGCCAATTTTTCTGACGTGTGAAACTACTGAATTTATAAAATCCATATTATTTTGCCTTTAGTCTCATGCAAGTCATCACCATAGTCACAGCCATGAAGAACCAGCAATGGAAATGAAGAGAGGACCGCTTTTCAGCCATCTCTCTTCTCAAAACATAGAAGAAAGTACCTATTTTGATTCCACGTGGAAAGGTCTGACAGCTCTGGGAGGCTTGTATTTCATGTTTCTTGTTGAACATGTCCTCACGTTGATCAAGCAATTTaaagataagaagaaaaaggtaaaagtatTCTGAATACTTACTATGCATTGGACATTTATTTAGAGCAGTACTTGAACTAAACTGGGCTTGTCCAGGGTGTATGATCTTCATTTGTGAGGGGGTTCAGTACCTTTTTGTTCCCAGAAGCACTCATGGAGAGCAGTTCTGTATCTTTATAACCCTGGAGTTCTCTATCTTCAGTACTCCCTTCAAAGTCACAAGACCATAAGAAAGGCAAGGGTAAATATCTATACAAATCACCAAACAAGGCACACACAGGGCCTTGAAGATGAGAAGCATCGTGATTATGGCATTGATGGTGGcgatggtttcatgggtatatacTTATCCCGAAACTCACTGAGtcgtatacattaaatatgtacagcttgttatatgtcaattatacctcaataaagtggctTAAGCAAAAAGTATCATGGATTAACTTTTAAATTACTCATGCAGTAGCTGAATATTACGTTTTGTTTGAAAGACTATGTGACTTTCACAGACTTGCCCTTTGCAAATTGCCACCAGAAGACAGTGTGAAGCTGAACAGTAGGCTCTCTATTTCTGGTAAAAATATCTTTGGAGTTGCCTGTGGTTATCTGCCTCTTCCTATCTGATGTGACTGGGCAAATGAGTCAAAAGACTGTCCTCATGGGGACTCTTAAAAATGACATGTACACATCTTGGATGTTTGTGTACTCATATTCTTGTCATTTGATGTTGACCAAACTTTTCTTTGAGTTGGAGTtctgtatgatcttttttttctctaccgCCATGCTGCTTCATCTAAATTTCCAATTTTGGTTTCTCTAAAATTGAGCAAGAGGTTACATACTTGTAAAGCTATTTTAAGTGTAGAATCTAGAtttttggaaatataaaaaattttatacagtGATTGccttatgtaatttttttttgaattttatttatttttcttacacagcacgttcttattagttatctattttatacatattagtgtatatatgtcaagcccaatctcccagttcatcccacccccccgcaccccctctttcccctcttactgtccatatgtttgttctctacatctgtctctgtttctgccttgttaactggttcatctgtaccattttgctagattccacatataggcattaatatatgatatttgtttttctctttctgactttcttcactctgtatgacagtctctaggtccatccacacctctacaaatgacccagtttcgttcctttttacggctgagtaatattccattgtatatatgtaccacatcttctttacccattcgtctgtcaatgggcatttaggttgcttccatgacctggctattgtgaagtgctgcagtgaacattggggtgcatatgtctttttgaattatgattttctctgggtatatgcccaggaataggattgctgggtcatatggtaattctatttttagtgccTTATGTAATTTAatagcctttttttcttttttaacaacttGCCTTTGAATCTTTCAGAAGCTTTCAACTTAAGTTTTCATGGAAGTAACTATTCTCACCATCATTTcatagtttgagtaatatgtaATTAAATTGTGCAATTGCAATAACAGGTATAGCTGGCATGAAGAGGCTTGAAAACCAACATAGTTGATTCTTGCTGAGCACAGAGCTCACTTTGGGAATCAAGTGCATGTGTGAAGAGAAGAGTGACCTCCTCCATCCTGTGAATATTTGCCCTTATGGATTTTACATTCACTAAAATCTCAAATTGCAAATTTTGAACCTTTACTGAACCTCAGTTTACAGGGAAGAAGTGAAATAACAATAGCTTACTCATTCTTAATCCAGGAAGTCATCTTCTGTGTTCCTGTTGTCCCTGTTGCTTCACTTGGATGGGTTTGAGACTATATCCAAACTTCTTTGCATTCTCTGGGATTAttctcaccttaaaaaaaaaaaaaagatcatttttagggtttttttttgggaggggttgtttgtgtttatttgtgttattgtgtttctatttcaaatgccataatttatttagcattctaatttcaatttaattttcaaGTTTTACCTAAAGATTGCCTTATATTCATCTGGCACTCTAACATGGGACTCTAAGAGGTAGGCTCTCTGTTGTTTAATACAGAACAGTATTTTTTAGACTCAAATTAATCATTTGTGAATTGTGAAATAAATCTTGTGTCACGACCAATGTTTTTAAATGCAACCGTGATATTACAGTATATTCCATATATTACTCTGTGTTTATTACATATATTACTGTGAACTGTAGTCAAAGAAGTTTGATAATCTCTGTTCTAAAATAGTTTCTACTAAAATGTAAGTTCTTAAGAGCCAGGACCTCTCTGTCTTCtttactgctgtatctccagtgcctagaatagtgtctggcacataatagatgatTGGTAAATGTTTGTTACGTGTATAAGAAACattaaatggcaaataagcataatTTCTAGACAAAGACTTCCCACAGGAGTTTTGCAAACATTAcatgttctcttcctttttattttttttaatttttatttatttattttttaatttttaaattttatttatttttttatacagcaggttcttattagtcatcaattttatacacatcagtgtatacatgtcaatcccaattgcccaattcagcacaccaccacccccacacccccgctgctttccccccttggtgtccatacatttgttatctacatctgtgtctcaacttctgccctgcaaaccggttcatctgtaccatttttctaggttccacatacatgcgttaatatacgatatttgtttttctctttctgacttacttcactctgtatgacagtctctaggtccatccatgtctcaacaaatgactcaatttcattcctttttatggctgagtaacattccattgtatatatgtaccacaacttctttctccattcgtctgtcgatggacatttaggttgcttccatgacctgactattgtaaatagtgctgcaatgaacattggggtgcatgtgtctttgaattat contains the following coding sequences:
- the SLC39A6 gene encoding zinc transporter ZIP6, producing MARNLSVILILTFVLSVTNPLHEVGPATAFPQTTEKIIPNWESGINVDLAVTTRQHHLQQLFHRYGENNSLSIEGFRKLLQNIGIDKIKRIHIHHDHEHHSHHSHAASSKNRKALCPDHDSDSSSKEPRNSQGKGPHRSEHANGRRNVLIKDGAGASEVTSTVYNAVSEGTHFLETIETPKHGKLLPKGVSSSTLPSVTEKSWATWLASRKTNESVSEPRKGFMYSRSTNENTQECFNASKLLTSHGMGIQVPLNATEFNYLCPAIINQIDTRSCLIHTASEKKAEIPPKTYSLQIAWVGGFIAISVISFLSLLGVILVPLMNRVFFKFLLSFLVALAVGTLSGDAFLHLLPHSHASHHHSHSHEEPAMEMKRGPLFSHLSSQNIEESTYFDSTWKGLTALGGLYFMFLVEHVLTLIKQFKDKKKKNQKKPENDDDVEIKKQLSQYESQLSTNEEKVDADDRPEGYLRADSQEPSHFDSQQPAILEEEEVMIAHAHPQEVYNEYVPRGCKNKCHSHFHDTLGQSDDLVHHHHDYHHILHHHHHQNHHPHSHSQRYSREELKDAGIATLAWMVIMGDGLHNFSDGLAIGAAFTEGLSSGLSTSVAVFCHELPHELGDFAVLLKAGMTVKQAVLYNALSAMLAYLGMATGIFIGHYAENVSMWIFALTAGLFMYVALVDMVPEMLHNDASDHGCSRWGYFFLQNAGILLGFGIMLLISIFEHKIVFRINF